Proteins co-encoded in one Malus sylvestris chromosome 7, drMalSylv7.2, whole genome shotgun sequence genomic window:
- the LOC126630067 gene encoding uncharacterized protein LOC126630067, translating into MAVTYRRRIRSRQSAEWASLIGPALFSILDKVLEPIDHVHFAAVCKKWLAVAKDFAQRWRKALPMLMIPSETEGKRRLYSILEGKIYDNIELPLPVSHNRKRCCGSGGDYSWLATVDLQVEIQHTKTLLNPFNQAMAPIPIWSCLPTAVLSALNPDSYVVLDLR; encoded by the coding sequence ATGGCTGTCACCTACAGAAGAAGAATCAGAAGTCGCCAATCTGCAGAATGGGCAAGTCTTATTGGACCCGCTCTCTTTTCGATTCTGGACAAGGTGTTAGAACCCATTGACCATGTCCATTTTGCTGCGGTTTGCAAGAAGTGGCTTGCTGTCGCAAAAGATTTTGCGCAGCGGTGGCGCAAGGCACTTCCCATGCTCATGATCCCTTCAGAAACGGAAGGAAAGAGAAGGCTGTACAGCATTTTGGAAGGAAAAATCTACGACAACATTGAGCTACCACTGCCAGTGTCGCATAACAGAAAGAGGTGTTGTGGTTCTGGTGGGGACTATAGCTGGTTGGCAACGGTAGACCTGCAAGTTGAAATTCAACACACTAAAACTCTTCTCAACCCTTTCAACCAAGCAATGGCTCCGATTCCCATATGGAGTTGCCTCCCAACGGCTGTCTTATCTGCTCTGAATCCGGACAGTTACGTGGTCTTAGATCTACGATAG
- the LOC126627819 gene encoding uncharacterized protein LOC126627819, producing MLPRRLSAIFGGLGSNDKALTSDLLPTLKLQTDKEVYRPGDPIVITVEISNPSSNDGSAYSLLIERLGFEIKGIEKLDSQWFATQKPTAGSKQRRGEYVFMECSTPELVTNQIVSPGGTKSYVVRSLLAPVIPPSYKGATLRYMYYVRSTMSGQWLILENPHSRGESVKDFPEMEARVPIQVWVTQKTSGLGMEEGQTDGIVPSATIQMDMYWKEMDGDSDWVRANDIYDGVEEGYESSRDEISSVSSYNPMKEHVNRTFGSSLSLQSQRSSNKDSPYLEGERTSLSPNLAIPRLSVAEVLHDTAADLSSPLNSSAIGSPSQQQKLTKRLSLDDEARASSSPAPGAVETVASEGFIRGRSYNIRLDDQVLLRLSPKNSDSNYYFGDMIGGTLTFFHEEGSRRCLEVSITLLTSETISRRFVHPSRRNSPTITKIQSDHYEVVADLVQTSFLFSIPMDGPMSFSTPHVSVQWELRFEFFTTPKNVDWTRYEHPLLIEGRDKSEWVLPITVHAPPAVGPTGHARNEKSLIGNLAGA from the exons ATGTTGCCGCGCAGGTTATCCGCCATTTTCGGAGGCCTCGGTTCCAACGACAAGGCTCTGACCAGCGACCTCCTCCCCACTCTCAAGCTACAAACCGATAAGGAAGTCTACAGGCCCGGCGATCCCATCGTCATCACCGTCGAGATTTCAAATCCTAGCAGCAATGACGGTTCGGCTTACTCGCTCTTGATTGAGCGCCTAGGGTTTGAGATCAAGGGCATTGAGAAGCTCGATTCGCAGTGGTTCGCCACGCAGAAACCGACCGCTGGATCCAAACAGAGGCGAG GTGAATACGTGTTCATGGAGTGCTCAACTCCTGAGCTGGTTACGAATCAGATTGTTTCGCCCGGGGGTACAAAATCAT ATGTGGTGCGGTCATTGCTGGCCCCTGTTATACCACCATCGTACAAAGGTGCTACCCTTCGATATATGTATTATGTTAGAAGTACAATGTCTGGACAATGGCTGATATTGGAGAATCCCCACTCTCGTGGAGAATCAGTGAAAGATTTTCCTGAAATG GAAGCTCGTGTTCCAATACAAGTATGGGTCACTCAGAAAACCAGTGGATTGGGAATGGAAGAAGGTCAAACAGATG GGATCGTGCCTTCTGCAACCATCCAAATGGATATGTATTGGAAAGAGATGGATGGCGACTCTGATTGG GTGAGAGCAAATGACATATATGATGGGGTTGAAGAAGGTTATGAAAGCTCAAGGGATGAGATCTCATCCGTTTCTTCATACAATCCTATGAAAGAACATGTAAACAGAACATTTGGAAGTTCACTATCCTTGCAGTCACAAAGGTCTTCAAATAAGGATAGCCCATATCTTGAAGGAGAGCGTACAAGTTTATCTCCAAATCTAGCAATCCCACGACTCTCTGTGGCTGAAGTCTTACACGATACTGCTGCTG ATCTTTCATCGCCCCTGAATTCATCTGCTATTGGCTCTCCAAGCCAGCAGCAGAAGCTTACAAAGCGTCTTTCTTTGGATGATGAAGCAAGGGCATCTTCTTCACCAGCACCTGGAGCTGTTGAAACCGTAGCAT CAGAAGGCTTCATTCGAGGCAGGTCATACAATATCAGGCTGGATGACCAAGTTCTGCTTAGATTGTCCCCAAAAAATTCTGATTCCAATTATTACTTCGGTGATATG ATTGGTGGAactcttactttctttcatgAAGAAGGATCTAGAAGATGCCTTGAG GTTTCTATAACGCTGCTGACTTCAGAAACTATTAGTCGGCGATTTGTCCATCCTTCTCGTAGGAATTCTCCCACAATTACAAAG ATTCAGAGTGATCATTATGAAGTCGTTGCAGATTTGGTGCAGACAAGTTTTCTTTTCTCCATTCCCATGGATGGGCCTATGTCTTTTTCCACTCCCCATGTTTCTGTACAATGGGAACTtcgatttgaattttttaccaCTCCGAAGAATGTGGACTGGACTAG GTACGAGCATCCTCTTTTGATAGAGGGAAGAGACAAAAGTGAGTGGGTTCTGCCAATCACCGTGCATGCACCTCCGGCTGTGGGACCAACTGGTCACGCCCGAAATGAGAAGTCTCTCATTGGAAACCTTGCGGGTGCATAA
- the LOC126627842 gene encoding uncharacterized protein LOC126627842 produces the protein MSGPSDRRFDLNLVEEAAPPSPDNIWRPSFVSPTGPLTVGDSVMKNDMTAAVVARNLLTPKDNRLLSKRSDELAVKDSLALSVQCAGFVSNMAQRLFARTRQVESLAAEVMSLKQEIRGLKHENKQLHRLAHDYATNMKRKLDQMKETDGQVLLDHQRFVGLFQRHLLPSSSGAIPRNEAPNDQPLMPPPSRVLSSTEAPNDPPPVPSLSGALPTAETSPKQPL, from the coding sequence atgtctggcccctccgaccgtcgttttgacttgaaccttgttgaagaggcagccccgccttctccagacaacatatggcgcccatccttcgtctcccctactggtcctcttaccgttggggattccgtgatgaagaatgatatgaccgctgcggtggtggccaggaaccttctcactcccaaagataacagactactttccaaacggtctgatgagttagctgttaaggattcgctggctctcagtgttcagtgtgcaggttttgtgtctaatatggcccaacgcctatttgctcgaacccgccaagttgaatcattggcggctgaagtgatgagtctcaaacaggagattagagggctcaagcatgagaataaacagttgcaccggctcgcacatgactatgctacaaacatgaaaaggaagcttgaccagatgaaggaaactgatggtcaggttttacttgatcatcagagatttgtgggtttgttccaaaggcatttattgccttcgtcttctggggctataccgcgtaatgaagctccaaatgatcaacctctgatgcctcctccttctagggttctgtccagtactgaggctccaaatgatccccctccggtgccttctctttctggggctctaccgactgctgagacttctcctaagcaacctttgtga